The genomic interval AGGCTTGTGCAAATTTCCGGGGCCTCTTTTACTTTGTCCAAGAGCGTGAAAAGTGAAAAAAGAGGATGTTTACGTGCGTATAAATATCCTTGCAATGAGTTGTTACTTGGTAGTATTATTTAAAAGTTTTAATTTTGTGTGTACGAATTTTTCCCATTTAGAGTGATATATATCTAGCATTAATGAGTATTTTTTATATTTAATAATAAATACTAATAAATATTTCGGCAGTAAATTTCATTTATGCATTTTCTAAACGTTTTTTATTATATTCCGATATTTTTTTAGAATTTTATTTATTACAGGCGGTTGAATTTTTTTCAGGAGGAAGCAATGAGAGTGTTTTTTTCTTTTTTTGATGCTGCTTTTCAGGCTCACTGCATCAGAATTTTGCTCATGTCGGTTGTCTTCCTTTCTTTTTCAATGCCTGCCGTGGCCACGGGTTTACTGGATACGTACAGGCTGGCCGTTCAGAATGATCCTGTATTTCAAAGTTATCAATTTCGGACCTTTGTTGCTCAGGAAGGAAAACGGCAGGCTCTGGCCGCCATGCTCCCGACGGTGATGGCTACGGGCAGTTACATGCACAAGAGCCAGGACATCGTCAGCAGCGACAACGAGGTCTACGCGTCGGGCAGTTCCGAGTACGGAACGACCGTGTACGGCGTTACCCTGACCCAGCCTTTGTTCAACTGGGGGGCCTATGTCGGGTGGAAACAGGCCGAGGTCGTTCGGGCACGCTCGGAGATGGAGTTCGTTCTGGCCGGTCAGGAACTGATCACCCGCGTTTCGGATCTTTATTTCCAGGCACTGGCCGCAAAGGATCGGCTCGACTACGCCCTCGTCGAGCAGACCGCAGTCGAGAAACACTTCGAACTGGCCCAAGGCCGTTCGGACATGGGCCTCATTCCCATCACCGATCTCTATGACGCCAAGGCGCGCCTCGCGGCCACCGAGGCCTTGACCATCGAGGCGCGCAACAGGCTTGACGACGCCCTGCAAGCCTTGAGCGAAGTGACCGGCGCGCCCGTGGACGGTCTTGGCCCCCTGGCGCAGAACATCACTCTGAAGAGGCCTGAGCCGCCGACCCTTGATTCCTGGCTCGCCGGAGCCCTCGAAGGGAACCCGGCCATCGAACTGAGCAAGAAGGCCGTGGAAGTGGCCGAACTCGAAGTGAATCGTCAGAACGCCGCACATTATCCCACCCTGGATCTGGTCAGTTCCTTCGACAACGAGAACACCGAGGATTCGCTTTTCGGTGGAAGCAGCGAGGTCGACACATACAAGATCGGCGTGCAGTTCAATCTGCCCTTGTACCAGGGTGGGGAAGTCGCCTCCAAGGCCCGCTCCGCGCGGCACGAGGTCGGCATCGCCCGGCAGGATCTGGTCAAGCAGTCCCGGTCGGTTGCGCGCAAGACCCGCTCGGCATTTCTTGGCGTCGACAGTTCGCTCAAGAGGGTGGACGCACTCGCGCAATCCCTTGACGCCAACAGGCTGGCCCTCGACGCCAAACAGGAAGGGTACATGTCCGGGCTCTTCACCAGCCTGGCCGTACTGGACGCCGAACGCGACCTGGCCCTGGTCAGCATCGACCATGCGCAGGCGCGCTACGACTACATTCTGAACAGTTTGCGGCTCAAGCAGGCTGTAGGAACCTTGACCGAACAGGATTTGATGGATCTGGAAAACTGGCTTTTGAAATAGCCTCGTACACGCTGTCGACCACTTGGAGGGTATGGGAATGCTGAAGCATCTGCGCGAAAGATTCGCCGCCATGAGGC from Desulfomicrobium apsheronum carries:
- a CDS encoding TolC family outer membrane protein translates to MSVVFLSFSMPAVATGLLDTYRLAVQNDPVFQSYQFRTFVAQEGKRQALAAMLPTVMATGSYMHKSQDIVSSDNEVYASGSSEYGTTVYGVTLTQPLFNWGAYVGWKQAEVVRARSEMEFVLAGQELITRVSDLYFQALAAKDRLDYALVEQTAVEKHFELAQGRSDMGLIPITDLYDAKARLAATEALTIEARNRLDDALQALSEVTGAPVDGLGPLAQNITLKRPEPPTLDSWLAGALEGNPAIELSKKAVEVAELEVNRQNAAHYPTLDLVSSFDNENTEDSLFGGSSEVDTYKIGVQFNLPLYQGGEVASKARSARHEVGIARQDLVKQSRSVARKTRSAFLGVDSSLKRVDALAQSLDANRLALDAKQEGYMSGLFTSLAVLDAERDLALVSIDHAQARYDYILNSLRLKQAVGTLTEQDLMDLENWLLK